A single Marinobacter sp. es.042 DNA region contains:
- the xerD gene encoding site-specific tyrosine recombinase XerD, which yields MRAEDESVIVRFVDAIWLEDGLGEKTRQAYRSDLLRLSEWLESQPGKPVLKDVRRTDLLAWMSSGLSQGVKSSTAARRLSGLRRFYRFLLREGLITEDPTLRIDSPRLPRRLPDSLTEDEVDALLSEPDPGIAIELRDKAMLEILYGCGLRVSELTELRVDQVNLRQGVVRITGKGDKERLVPLGEEAVEWLLQYMKEGRPELLKGRSCDALFPGNRAAAMTRQTFWHRIKHYAVRVGIRKHLSPHTLRHAFATHLLNHGADLRVVQMLLGHSDLSTTQIYTHVARQRLHSLHQAHHPRG from the coding sequence ATGAGAGCAGAAGATGAATCGGTGATCGTCAGGTTTGTTGATGCCATCTGGCTGGAGGACGGACTGGGCGAAAAAACCCGGCAGGCTTACCGGAGCGATCTGTTGCGGTTGTCGGAATGGCTCGAAAGTCAGCCTGGCAAGCCGGTGCTCAAGGATGTTCGCAGAACCGACTTGCTGGCGTGGATGTCCAGTGGCCTCTCGCAGGGCGTCAAGAGCTCCACGGCGGCCAGGCGGTTGTCCGGGCTCCGACGGTTTTATCGGTTTCTGCTGCGAGAAGGCCTGATAACTGAAGACCCGACCCTGCGGATTGACAGTCCCAGGCTGCCTCGGCGTCTCCCCGACTCGCTGACCGAGGACGAGGTGGATGCGCTGCTTTCCGAGCCGGACCCCGGAATTGCCATTGAGCTCAGGGACAAGGCCATGCTGGAAATACTCTACGGTTGCGGTCTGCGGGTCTCGGAGCTGACCGAGTTGCGGGTTGATCAGGTAAACCTTCGCCAGGGTGTAGTTCGGATCACCGGCAAGGGTGACAAGGAGAGGTTGGTCCCCCTGGGTGAAGAGGCAGTGGAATGGTTGCTTCAGTATATGAAGGAAGGGCGGCCGGAACTCCTTAAAGGGCGATCCTGCGATGCGCTGTTCCCGGGCAATCGTGCTGCGGCGATGACTCGTCAGACTTTCTGGCATCGTATAAAGCACTACGCGGTTCGAGTGGGTATTCGCAAACACCTGTCGCCTCATACGCTCAGGCATGCCTTTGCCACGCACCTCCTTAACCATGGTGCGGACCTGCGTGTGGTGCAGATGCTGCTGGGCCACTCTGACCTGTCCACAACCCAGATATACACCCATGTGGCTCGTCAGCGATTGCACTCGCTGCACCAGGCTCACCATCCCAGGGGCTAG
- a CDS encoding homoserine dehydrogenase, with protein sequence MKDVSVGICGLGTVGGGTFNVLTRNARLIAGRAGCNIRITRVASRRAREDMDLGDVPFSTDIYDVVNDPDVDIVVELIGGYDAAKELVLAAIRNGKHVVTANKALIAVHGNEIFEAAEKAGVVVAYEAGVAGGIPVIKAVREGMAANRIDWIAGIINGTGNYILTEMRAGREFSEVLKEAQDLGYAEADPTFDVEGIDAAHKLTILASAGFGVPLQFEKGFTEGISKITPYDIAHAELLGYRIKHLGIARRRDDGIELRVHPTLVPQSHLIAQVDGVLNAVLVDGDAVGQTMYYGPGAGDEATGSAVIADIVDVARAVSTESKLRVPYLGFSPEAMEDLDVLPMEDIQSAYYLRITALDRPGVLAKIASILSEHGINIESIMQKESELKDGRIPVIILTHTVQERQINRAIEELEALSDTDGHVVRIRAENFN encoded by the coding sequence TTGAAAGACGTCAGTGTCGGAATCTGCGGATTGGGAACCGTCGGCGGCGGTACCTTTAATGTCTTGACCCGCAACGCCAGGCTGATTGCCGGTCGGGCCGGATGCAATATCCGGATTACCCGGGTTGCCAGTCGCCGGGCTCGCGAGGATATGGACCTCGGCGATGTGCCCTTCAGCACCGACATTTACGACGTGGTGAACGATCCCGACGTGGATATCGTGGTCGAGCTCATCGGTGGTTATGATGCGGCCAAAGAGTTGGTGCTGGCGGCAATCCGCAACGGCAAGCACGTGGTTACCGCGAACAAGGCCCTGATTGCCGTCCACGGCAACGAAATCTTTGAGGCCGCCGAGAAGGCTGGTGTTGTGGTGGCTTACGAGGCGGGTGTAGCCGGCGGTATCCCGGTCATCAAGGCTGTTCGTGAAGGTATGGCGGCAAACCGAATTGACTGGATAGCCGGCATCATCAATGGCACCGGGAACTACATCCTGACCGAAATGCGTGCCGGTCGGGAATTTTCCGAGGTTCTCAAGGAAGCCCAGGATCTTGGGTATGCCGAAGCAGATCCGACCTTTGATGTGGAAGGCATTGATGCTGCCCACAAGCTGACCATACTGGCATCGGCCGGGTTTGGCGTGCCGCTTCAGTTCGAGAAAGGCTTCACCGAAGGCATTTCGAAAATTACGCCCTATGACATTGCTCACGCCGAATTGCTGGGTTATCGCATCAAGCACCTCGGCATTGCCCGTCGCCGCGATGATGGCATCGAGCTGCGTGTGCATCCGACCCTGGTACCCCAGAGTCATCTGATTGCCCAGGTTGATGGTGTTCTGAACGCGGTTCTGGTGGATGGCGATGCCGTTGGCCAGACCATGTATTACGGTCCCGGAGCGGGGGATGAGGCAACCGGGTCGGCTGTTATTGCGGATATCGTGGATGTGGCCCGTGCCGTTTCGACAGAAAGCAAACTTCGCGTGCCCTATCTCGGCTTCTCACCGGAGGCCATGGAAGACCTGGATGTATTGCCCATGGAGGACATCCAGTCTGCCTACTATCTTCGCATTACCGCTCTGGATCGTCCTGGTGTGCTCGCCAAGATTGCCTCCATCCTGAGTGAGCATGGCATCAATATCGAGTCGATCATGCAGAAGGAATCCGAGCTGAAGGACGGACGTATTCCGGTGATCATCCTGACCCACACCGTTCAGGAGCGCCAGATCAACCGTGCGATCGAAGAGTTGGAAGCTCTGTCCGACACCGATGGCCATGTTGTCCGCATCCGCGCTGAAAACTTCAACTGA
- the thrC gene encoding threonine synthase codes for MRYISTRGEAPALGFEDVLLTGLATDGGLYVPESLPHFDLEEIRSWRGLSYSELAFNVMHPFVDDAIPADDFRKMLDETYSVFAHKAVAPLVQLDTNEWVMELFRGPTLAFKDFALQLLGRLLDYVLEKRKQHVVIMGATSGDTGSAAIEGCRRCEHVDIFILHPYQRVSEVQRRQMTTVQGENIHNIAVRGNFDDCQRMVKESFGNQSFLGGKTQLAAVNSINWARIMAQIVYYFHASLALGGPDRSMAFSVPTGNFGDIFAGYLAKKMGLPISQLVIATNRNDILHRFMSGNKYEQHQLEHTLSPSMDIMVSSNFERLLFDLHGRDGLAVKTLLENAAKGPVSIEAYRWKHARKLFDSDAVDDKATCDTIREIYEQNEYLLDPHTAIGVRAARNCRRDQAVPMITLGTAHPAKFPDAVAESGVSVEPPLPAHMADLFEREERYTVLDNNIDGVQAFIAKHWKNA; via the coding sequence GTGAGATACATCAGTACGCGGGGTGAAGCGCCCGCACTGGGCTTTGAGGATGTTTTGCTGACCGGTCTGGCGACAGACGGCGGCCTCTATGTTCCTGAATCCCTGCCACATTTTGATCTGGAAGAAATCCGGAGCTGGCGCGGGCTTTCGTACAGTGAGCTGGCGTTCAACGTCATGCACCCGTTCGTGGATGACGCTATCCCTGCGGATGATTTCCGCAAGATGCTGGACGAGACTTACTCGGTCTTCGCCCACAAGGCCGTGGCCCCATTGGTTCAACTGGATACCAACGAGTGGGTGATGGAGCTTTTCCGCGGCCCGACGCTGGCGTTCAAGGATTTCGCCCTCCAGCTGTTAGGGCGTCTCCTCGACTATGTTCTGGAAAAGCGCAAGCAGCACGTGGTTATCATGGGAGCGACCTCCGGTGACACCGGCTCGGCTGCCATCGAGGGTTGTCGCCGGTGCGAGCACGTGGATATTTTCATTCTGCACCCCTACCAGCGGGTGTCAGAGGTTCAGCGCCGTCAGATGACCACCGTCCAGGGTGAGAACATCCACAACATTGCGGTGCGTGGCAACTTCGACGACTGCCAGCGCATGGTGAAGGAGAGTTTCGGCAACCAGTCGTTCCTGGGCGGCAAAACCCAGCTGGCAGCCGTCAACTCCATCAACTGGGCCCGGATCATGGCCCAGATCGTCTACTACTTCCATGCCTCCCTGGCACTGGGCGGTCCGGATCGGAGCATGGCGTTTTCCGTGCCCACCGGGAACTTCGGCGATATCTTTGCCGGCTACCTTGCCAAGAAGATGGGGCTGCCAATCTCCCAGCTGGTCATTGCGACCAACCGTAACGATATTCTGCATCGCTTCATGAGTGGCAACAAATACGAGCAGCACCAACTGGAACACACCCTGTCTCCGAGTATGGATATCATGGTATCCAGCAATTTTGAGCGCCTGCTATTTGATCTCCATGGCCGGGACGGGCTGGCGGTGAAAACCCTGTTGGAAAATGCTGCGAAGGGGCCCGTCAGTATCGAGGCCTATCGCTGGAAGCATGCGCGCAAGCTTTTTGACAGCGATGCGGTGGACGACAAGGCCACCTGCGACACCATTCGTGAGATCTACGAGCAGAACGAGTATCTGCTGGATCCTCACACCGCCATCGGCGTCCGTGCAGCGCGCAACTGCCGCCGTGATCAGGCGGTGCCAATGATTACCCTGGGTACTGCACACCCGGCCAAGTTCCCGGATGCCGTGGCAGAATCCGGCGTCAGTGTAGAGCCGCCGCTGCCGGCGCATATGGCCGACCTGTTCGAGCGGGAAGAGCGCTATACCGTATTGGATAACAATATCGACGGTGTGCAGGCATTCATTGCCAAGCACTGGAAAAACGCCTGA
- a CDS encoding DsbC family protein: protein MNMKHVVVALGVVLGAFGAASVSAGEVEDRISERLTQAVPGLEVVSVKESEAKGLYEVQSNNGDTIYATEDGQYLMTGDLLKITDQGIANVTEAARTEARREMMADYGNKGLISFPAKNEKAVVNVFTDIDCPYCRKLHDEVPQLNDYGITVNYYAFPRSGPNTASFKKYESVWCADDQQAAMDAAKAGRSVPDASCENPVGEQYELGGRVGVTGTPAIVLEDGNMVRGYVPAQRLAEGLGLL, encoded by the coding sequence ATGAATATGAAACATGTGGTTGTGGCGCTTGGGGTTGTCCTGGGTGCCTTTGGCGCGGCCAGCGTCAGTGCCGGTGAAGTGGAAGACCGGATTTCCGAGCGTCTGACCCAGGCCGTTCCCGGCCTTGAGGTGGTGTCGGTAAAAGAATCTGAAGCGAAGGGCCTCTATGAGGTTCAGAGCAACAATGGCGACACTATCTACGCGACCGAGGATGGCCAGTACCTGATGACGGGAGATCTTCTCAAGATTACCGATCAGGGCATTGCCAATGTCACCGAAGCCGCCCGCACGGAGGCCCGTCGCGAAATGATGGCGGACTATGGTAACAAGGGGCTTATAAGCTTCCCGGCCAAAAACGAAAAGGCCGTGGTAAACGTGTTTACTGATATCGATTGCCCTTACTGTCGGAAGCTGCATGACGAGGTGCCGCAGTTGAATGACTATGGCATTACCGTCAATTACTACGCGTTTCCCCGGTCCGGCCCCAATACAGCGTCTTTCAAAAAGTATGAGTCGGTCTGGTGTGCTGATGATCAACAGGCGGCCATGGACGCAGCCAAGGCCGGCCGCTCAGTACCCGACGCAAGTTGCGAAAATCCGGTGGGCGAGCAGTATGAGCTTGGTGGCCGGGTAGGGGTCACAGGGACACCCGCCATTGTTCTGGAAGATGGCAACATGGTTCGTGGCTATGTCCCGGCCCAGCGTCTGGCCGAAGGCCTCGGGCTGCTCTGA
- the recJ gene encoding single-stranded-DNA-specific exonuclease RecJ: MTPKKILRRPQPDTLSDWGQNLPPLLRRLYAARGVTSDEQLSYTLKHLASPLSLRGIDRAVELLVEAIDQQQRVLVLGDFDADGATSTAVAMLGLSMLGLQSIDFRVPSRFADGYGLTPGIIERLRDEGQLPDLMVTVDNGISAVEGVRAAKEFGVKVVVTDHHLAGEELPDADAIVNPNQPGCPFLSKNAAGVGVMFYVLTALRKQLRETNRLPDPEPNLGCLLDLVALGTVADVVPLDHNNRIFVEQGLRRIRQGEARPGILALLEVAGRDHTAISSTDLGFVVGPRLNAAGRLDDMSIGIACLLADSLDEARRLARELDTFNRERRTIEKDMKAQAQDLLSSMSLDLDGLPWGLALFDTDWHQGVIGILAARIREQTHRPTIAFAPDENGVDIKGSARSIPGLHIRDVLAVVDSRHPGIMKKFGGHAMAAGMTLARDDLDAFSEAFDRAVRDTLSAEDLEAAITTDGPLGANELSLDTAALLKRAGPWGQHFPEPLFDGEFRVVSQRIVGENHLKLVLQPIEGGGIIDGIAFNTGPEVPDYTRTGARVVYKPDANTFRGRTNLQLLVDYLEPLA; encoded by the coding sequence ATGACACCAAAAAAGATCCTGCGTCGCCCCCAGCCCGATACCCTTTCGGACTGGGGGCAAAACCTGCCTCCCTTGCTTCGCCGCCTCTACGCTGCCCGTGGCGTTACCTCTGATGAGCAGCTGAGCTACACCCTGAAGCACCTGGCTTCACCCCTGTCTCTGAGGGGTATTGATCGGGCCGTTGAGCTTCTTGTCGAGGCTATCGATCAGCAACAGCGGGTGCTTGTGCTCGGCGATTTCGACGCCGATGGTGCTACCAGTACAGCCGTTGCCATGCTTGGACTCTCCATGCTGGGTCTGCAGAGTATCGATTTTCGCGTGCCCAGCCGATTTGCCGATGGCTACGGCCTGACGCCGGGTATTATTGAGCGCCTGCGCGACGAGGGTCAGCTCCCGGACCTGATGGTCACCGTTGATAACGGCATATCCGCGGTTGAAGGTGTTCGAGCGGCCAAGGAATTTGGCGTGAAAGTGGTGGTGACCGATCACCACCTGGCCGGCGAAGAGCTTCCGGATGCCGATGCCATCGTCAATCCAAACCAACCGGGTTGTCCTTTCCTGAGCAAGAACGCCGCCGGTGTTGGCGTCATGTTTTACGTGCTCACAGCGTTGCGTAAGCAGCTCCGGGAAACCAATCGCCTGCCTGATCCCGAGCCTAACCTGGGGTGCCTGCTGGACCTCGTGGCGCTCGGTACCGTGGCTGATGTGGTACCTCTGGACCACAACAACCGGATCTTCGTGGAGCAGGGCCTGCGCCGGATACGCCAGGGTGAGGCCCGTCCCGGTATCCTGGCGCTGCTGGAAGTCGCGGGTCGGGACCACACGGCGATCAGCTCAACCGACCTCGGATTTGTGGTTGGTCCTCGCCTGAATGCCGCGGGCCGGCTTGATGACATGAGTATCGGGATTGCCTGCCTGCTGGCAGACAGTCTGGACGAGGCTCGCCGACTGGCCCGGGAATTGGACACCTTCAATCGTGAACGCCGGACCATCGAAAAGGACATGAAAGCCCAGGCCCAGGATCTGCTGTCTTCAATGTCGCTGGATCTGGATGGACTGCCCTGGGGTCTTGCGCTTTTCGATACCGATTGGCACCAGGGCGTTATCGGAATCCTGGCTGCCCGTATCCGTGAGCAGACCCATAGGCCGACCATTGCCTTTGCGCCGGACGAAAACGGCGTAGACATCAAGGGTTCTGCTCGCTCCATTCCCGGGCTTCATATCCGGGATGTGCTTGCCGTGGTCGACTCACGTCATCCAGGGATCATGAAAAAGTTTGGCGGTCACGCGATGGCTGCGGGCATGACCCTCGCCAGGGATGATCTGGATGCCTTTTCCGAGGCCTTCGATCGCGCCGTTCGAGACACCCTCTCGGCCGAGGATCTGGAGGCGGCGATCACAACCGATGGGCCTCTGGGCGCAAATGAACTGTCGTTGGACACCGCTGCGCTGCTCAAGCGGGCCGGCCCATGGGGACAGCATTTCCCGGAGCCACTGTTCGACGGCGAGTTCCGGGTGGTCAGCCAGCGGATAGTCGGCGAAAACCATCTGAAATTGGTGTTGCAACCTATCGAAGGCGGCGGGATCATCGACGGTATTGCCTTCAATACCGGGCCGGAAGTGCCTGATTACACGCGCACCGGTGCTCGAGTGGTTTACAAGCCGGATGCCAATACCTTCCGGGGGCGCACCAATCTCCAGCTTCTGGTGGATTACCTCGAGCCTCTTGCCTGA